A window of Fusarium fujikuroi IMI 58289 draft genome, chromosome FFUJ_chr10 genomic DNA:
CTCTTTCATATTGTGCCTTTGAGACCTGCGGCCCCTGGAAAGTATCGATGTCAAAGGGGTTGCCGATCTTACAAGATTTGACTCTCTCCTTGAAGAGTTCAATGAATTGCGGGTACACCTTTTCATGTACTAAGATGCGACTTGTTGCAGTACAGATCTGACCTTGGTTGGCCATGATGCCATAGTGACTCCACTTAATAGCTTGATCCAAATCTGCATCCTCAAAAACGAGCAGAGGAGACTTTCCTCCCGACTCAATAGTAATCTCTTTCAGATTGTTCGCTGCAAGTCTTGTTACCTCGCGTCCAGTAGCTGTGGATCCAGTGAAGGCAATCTTGTCAAGATCCATGTGAGCGGCTAAAGCTACACCAGCCTTCTTTCCAAACCCGTTAACGATGTTGATCACGCCAGGCGGAAATCCTGCTTTCTTAACGATGTCTGCAAAGAATAGGATGGACAGAGGTGTCTGCTCGGCTGGCTTGAGTACCACACAGTTGCCGGCGGCAAGGGCTGGGGCGATCTTCCAGCCAGCCATTCCCAAAGGATAATTCCAAGGAATGATCTGCCCACAAACGCCTATCGGACCAACAGTGGTATAGGcaaacttcttctcagtTGTACTTATCACTGAGGTTGTTAGTCAACGCTTCGTAGTATTTGCGCTGTGCTACCTGCAGACTTACCTTGTCCGTACTGTTTATCAGCGAAACCAGCGTAATATCGAAGCACGCCTGTCAGCCCACCAACATCTCCTTGTGCAGACGAAAACCGTTTGCCGTTATTCCAGGTATCAATAGTAGCAAGTTCGTTTGtggcagcatcaacaagatcagcGAGCTTGCGCATCATTTCGCCTCGCTCGGTTCCAGACAGATGCGACCAAGGACCCTTGAGCGCTGCCCGTGCAGCTTTGACAGCATCGTCGGTGTCTTCCTCGCCGCCAGCATGGACTTTGGCAATCTCATTTTCGTCACTGGagtcttttagtaaattgaCTTTTAAGGGTGCACAACAAATAGACTTACATCGGACTCACAACAGATATGAATTCCTCTGCTCTTGATCGCCGCCAttcattgttgatgaagagacccAACGGTTGGTTGTAGGTAACCCCATTCGGAGCGGTTAGTTGCTGGTAAAGCTCGCTGCTCATGATGACTTCTATCTTTGAGATCTGACTTCAGTATAAAGGATCATATCAGTCAGTAACATTATATCACGATATGCTCTGGTCTCTAAGTGCTCCAGGCTCACAACAGGTTACTTTCCAGATCAGGCAAGTTTCTGGTAGTGGACTCTGGATATCTGCACTAGTATCAAACAGGCAACTTTGCGATAGCTACCAGAAGCAGTAAAGATCAACGCTTGAGGTGCGATGAGTATCGATCCACCCTTGTCAGTCCCACGATAACACCAACGCGCGTAGGGTAGCGTCAGGTACTCTCAGAGTCTTGTCCGATCGCATACAAACTGCCCTGACAGTAACCGTCCAAAAGGGAATTGTTGTGTTATCTTTCGCTTTGGCTTTCTCTTCATTGCCTGTGCGCTGTTAACCTTTTCGGCATAATGTGCTCAGCTACTTTCCCCCCGCCAGAAGGGATGTGTTCCTTCTGGAGAACCAAACTAGGCAGTATCGATGATCATCAGTCAACTGCAGAGCTTCCGCCTTTTGTAGACGTTGCCATCATTGGTGCCGGATACTCTGCAGCAGCAATTCTAACACATATCCTGGCAACAACTTCACCTGAGGACAGACCCTCAATTCTTGTTCTCGAAGCCCGGCAACTGTGTTCAGGTGCGACTGGACGAAATGGTGAGCCAAAAAGCCCATCAGGCTCTTGCGCTATCACTGACAGTTGAAGGTGGCCACCTCAAGCCAGACTCATATAACGCGATTTCTGCGTACGCGTCTGAGTATGGGATGGAAGCTGCTGCAGAAGTTGCGTCATTCGAAGTAGCCAATGTGAAAGCTGTTACTGAATATATCCAACAAAACAAAGTTGATTGCGACTTTGTGCTTACGAGGGCGGTTGACGTACAGCTTTCCACTGTTCATCAATGTCGAATCAAGGAAGGCTACGACAAGCTTATCGCCGCGGGACTTGAACCAACAAAGAACACGTTCAGCGTTGAGGGAAAGGATGCCGAGATGGTAGGTGTTTGATATCTCTGTCTTTTCAATGCTAACATCATGTCTTCAGATGTCTGGTGTCAAGGGCGCAAAGGGGTGCTTTACTTACACGGCAGGACACCTTTGGCCTTACAAACTTATTCACCATATGTTTTCAGAAGCAATCAGCCAAGGAATCAACTTGCAAACTAATACGCCAGTTCTTTCCGTCTCCGAGACTCAAGATGCCAATGGCCAATGGACCTTGAGTACCAGCAGGGGCGAAGTCAGAGCGCGAAAGGTCGTGTTTGCAACGAATGCCTACACAGGTTCTTTGCTTCCCGAATACAAAAGCAAGATCATTCCATATCGCGCTGTATGCAGTCGGATCAAAACCCCGGGGCCACATCCTTTCCTCAATAATACCTACGCTCTTCGATTCTCGGACTGGAACTTTGACTATTTGATCCCTCGACTAGACGGAAGTATCATAGTTGGTGGAGCTCGAGATGCGTATATCAGGTCTGTTGACTCATGGTATGGGAACGTCGACGATACTCAAGTTATCGACGAAGCCCGTTCATACTTTGACGGTTACATGCAGAGGCATTTCCATGGATGGGAGGACAGCGGGGCATATGTTGACGACATTTGGACTGGAAGTAAGTCCAATAACCCTATGATCTGAAATGCTGACAGCAGCTGACATCGACTAGTCATGGGGTACTCTTCCGACCGGCTCCCTCGAGTAGGCCCTATACCTGGTCGACCAGGCATGTTTATCATGGGAGGTTTCACTGGCCATGGCATGCCACAAATCTACTTGTGCGGACAAGCGATGGCGAAATTTCTCCTTAACGACGCGTCATTCAAAGAGACCAGTTTGCCTCGATTATTTGAAGAAACACAGGCTCGTTTAGAAGACCCGAGAGACAGAGTACTGGAGTTGTATGCTTCGGTTCTCAATCCTTCAAAATTATAATGGCATCTACCAAAAGCTGGAGACTGGCCCAAGTTTTGTCATTGAGTTTCCAAGTTTGTCTTGCTTTGATTGACTCAAATGTCATTAAGAATATAGCACATCATCCCTTTAAGGTTGCGATAACTATGGTTGTTACTGTTATGTTTATGGCGACGTCAAATCTCACAACTGAGGCCGTGGGCATTAGATACATCAACATTCAATGGAACTCGGGCAAGGATACACCCTGTAGCTATTATGAGCAATCATATTACTGCGAGTTGTCAGCCTTGGAGCCTGGCCTTTCGTATTGTGGTTGGTTAGCTGGCTGTTTATTCCCTGCTCGTCAAGTCACACGTAGTTCGCCGCAGGTCGTCCTCAGAATAAGGCAGACTTCCCCTTTTTTCAGCCCTATTTTCGATCCTCAAAGTTGATATCCTCTTGTTTACTTAGTTCTTATGCTAATTTGATGGCTGGGTGTATCGTCGTCTCTGCTTGTTGCACTTTCGCTTCACGTCTAGTAAAAGTATCCCGATCTCCGACCACAGTCTAGCGTCCAACAAAAAGCCCAAATGTCGACTGCAAATGGCAGACCGCGACGTCCCGTCTCAAGAGCCGATTTCCCGCTTGCCATCATTTGCGCCCTCTCTTTCGAAGCCGATGCGATAGAAGCCCCTTTTGATCCTTTTGATGAACATTGGGACTGTAACGTGTACAGCAAAGTTCCCGGCGACCCCAATCCCTACTCAACAGGACGCATCGGCCGCCATAATGTCGTACTCGCCTACATGCCCGAAGCAGGAAAGGCTAACGGAGCCGCTGTCGCGACCAATTGCCGCTTAAGCTTCCCCCATGTCAAATTGGCCATCGTCGTCCGGATCTGTGGAGCAGTCCCCTTCAGCCCTGGACCTCGAGATGCACACCACGAGATTATACTAGGCGATGTTATCGTCAGCCAAAGCGTTGTCCAGTATGACTTGGGGCAGCAATATTCTGACAGCTTTGAGTATAAAGACGCCAATGCAGAGGCTCTTGGGAGACCCAACATTGAGATTCGGTCCCTGCTTtcgaagctgaagagccTCCGAGCTCGAAGAGCATTCGAATCCGACGTGACAAGTTTCCTCGCCCTCCTGCAGGAAGATCTAGAACTGGCAGCGCATTACCCTGAACCCGGTACAGATCGCCTATACGAGGCTACCTACCGACATATCGACAAAGACATGCCGTGTGATAAATGCGGCTGCAATGGAAAGCTTGTGCTGTGGGAACGGCTGAGACAGGGAGTGCCAGAGCCCAAAGTACATTTTGGAAGAATTGCCTCAGGCGACACGGTCATGAAGTCTGGACAGAATCGCGACGATATCGCAAGAAAACTTGGCGTCATTGCATTCGAAATGGAGAGTGCTGGCGTTTGGGACAGCCTACCATGCTTGGTTGTCAAGGGCGCTTGCGACTATGCCGATAGCCATAAAGCTCAAGCTACTCAGAACTACGCTGCAGCGACTGCCGCTGCGTGCAACAAAGCTATTCTGCATCATTGGATGGTTCCAACCTGTCATGGTCAGTGACTTGTCCACCGCTCCTTGACCCATTTTGACCATGAGATAGATCCAGCTGGAGAGGAAAACTTGCCTCACTGTACGTATTCGTGCGCCTCCTACATTAAAGTGATgtagctaataaaaggtcCGATAGTCTTGGTCCCTTTCCCACCAAATGAAGACTTTGTTGGCCGACAGGACATTCTTGACGACTTGCGTCGACAACTAAGCCCTGAAAAGTCCTACGCTCTCGCAGCCCTCTTCGGCTTAGGAGGGGTAGGGTAAGCGAACTCGTGTCAAGCaatgaagagaaaggaacTAACCATACAGAAAAACACAAATCGCTCTGGCCTACGTACACCAACTACACGCCCAGAGTCTAGACGATTCCGTCTTTTGGATATACGCAAGCAACGAAGAACGCATGCGACAGTCATGTGTCGCTATTATGGAACAGCTCAAGGTTCCCCACAGCGAAGGCGAATCGGATGTTCTCGAGCTGATGAAACAATGGTTAGAAGCCGAGCATCACAAACCGTGGCTTATGGTCATCGACAACGTCGACGATCTAGACCTTTTCTATGGGACTGGTGGTCTTAGCCGATATCTTCCAGCCTGTGCTCAAGGCAAGTTGCTTATCACCACAAGAAATCGGCAAGTAGCTGTACGAGCTACCAAAGGTCGGGGCTTCATCAAGTATTGCATATGACCGACAGTGAAGCGCGGGAACTCCTTGGTACTCATTTTGGATGCTCGGAACCCGACGCTGCTGATCTGTCGACGTTGGCTTTGAAACTTGAGTACCTTCCTTTAATACTAGTGCAAGCCGCTGCATTCATTCAAGAGAATAGCATCTCAGTCAAAGAGTACTTGAGCCTTCTGGAGAACGATGAGAACATGGTAGAATTGCTCAATGAAGATTTTGAGACCAGCGGAAGGGATCCGGACTCACTGCGAGCTGTTGACAAAACCTGGGCCATCTCATTTCGACAAATACAACGTCAAAACAAAC
This region includes:
- a CDS encoding related to oxidoreductase, yielding MCSATFPPPEGMCSFWRTKLGSIDDHQSTAELPPFVDVAIIGAGYSAAAILTHILATTSPEDRPSILVLEARQLCSGATGRNGGHLKPDSYNAISAYASEYGMEAAAEVASFEVANVKAVTEYIQQNKVDCDFVLTRAVDVQLSTVHQCRIKEGYDKLIAAGLEPTKNTFSVEGKDAEMMSGVKGAKGCFTYTAGHLWPYKLIHHMFSEAISQGINLQTNTPVLSVSETQDANGQWTLSTSRGEVRARKVVFATNAYTGSLLPEYKSKIIPYRAVCSRIKTPGPHPFLNNTYALRFSDWNFDYLIPRLDGSIIVGGARDAYIRSVDSWYGNVDDTQVIDEARSYFDGYMQRHFHGWEDSGAYVDDIWTGIMGYSSDRLPRVGPIPGRPGMFIMGGFTGHGMPQIYLCGQAMAKFLLNDASFKETSLPRLFEETQARLEDPRDRVLELYASVLNPSKL
- a CDS encoding probable aldehyde dehydrogenase, which produces MSSELYQQLTAPNGVTYNQPLGLFINNEWRRSRAEEFISVVSPIDENEIAKVHAGGEEDTDDAVKAARAALKGPWSHLSGTERGEMMRKLADLVDAATNELATIDTWNNGKRFSSAQGDVGGLTGVLRYYAGFADKQYGQVISTTEKKFAYTTVGPIGVCGQIIPWNYPLGMAGWKIAPALAAGNCVVLKPAEQTPLSILFFADIVKKAGFPPGVINIVNGFGKKAGVALAAHMDLDKIAFTGSTATGREVTRLAANNLKEITIESGGKSPLLVFEDADLDQAIKWSHYGIMANQGQICTATSRILVHEKVYPQFIELFKERVKSCKIGNPFDIDTFQGPQVSKAQYERVLSFIESGKAEGATVALGGQPTAVNGKGFYIEPTIFINASDDMKIDREEIFGPVAVISPFQTEDEAVRRANDTIYGLGAAIFTQDITRAHLIANKIDAGMVWINSSNDSDFRIPFGGVKQSGIGRELGEEGIRAYTSRRSVHVNVGNVL